The following coding sequences are from one Mycoplasma mycoides subsp. capri window:
- a CDS encoding DUF4357 domain-containing protein produces the protein MLIVKKTNENKFVVLKNSDIEMIEANHFKTKLLHIHNLRKECIKNKIIVDYKLLDYVEFKSLSSASSFVLGRSSNGNIDWEKQ, from the coding sequence TTGCTTATTGTAAAAAAAACTAATGAAAACAAATTTGTTGTACTAAAAAACTCAGATATTGAAATGATTGAAGCTAATCACTTTAAAACAAAACTTTTACATATTCATAATTTAAGAAAAGAATGTATAAAAAACAAAATTATAGTTGATTATAAACTTTTAGATTATGTTGAATTTAAATCTTTATCTAGTGCTTCATCTTTTGTTTTAGGTAGATCTAGTAATGGAAATATTGACTGAGAAAAACAATAA
- a CDS encoding glycosyltransferase, which yields MKLYHPITKTKLRENFLSKKVVVLYCTCDDFSKDALLRSMNQDYKNYEIVILDDSKKLEQIKEIDEFSNQYNIKVIRRTNRIGYKAGNLNNYLKNNPDYDYFVVLDSDEIIPNNFITESLKYFQFDEKIGAVQAYHAASKGKNLFQYLLGDSNNNTALSFHIMRDIFGETSLLGHGMILSKQAYEKTGGFPHLLVEDTSMSAELKKQGFKIAYASNILCYEDFPTNYIALKKRQSRWTAGNVQYIRKYGKQNRKIDYKWFERIDLLLNHYSLPLVPIFGFIFLINFIILGFIDFQARFYETAFIIIWILFLLSPILVNAIHHSKNKKIIWIIPNFIATIATYTSLTITLLLSVFLALFNRKPKFIVTPKTNTKISLKYIILHSLIPILFGAVVILLTYFSWDSVLPTLVISLPCLLTPFIILFSNFKINAK from the coding sequence TTGAAACTATATCACCCAATTACAAAAACTAAACTTAGAGAGAATTTTTTAAGTAAAAAAGTAGTTGTATTGTATTGTACTTGTGATGACTTTAGTAAGGATGCTTTATTAAGATCAATGAATCAAGATTATAAGAATTATGAAATAGTAATACTAGATGATAGTAAAAAACTAGAACAAATTAAAGAAATTGATGAATTTAGTAATCAATATAACATTAAAGTTATTAGAAGAACAAACCGTATTGGTTATAAAGCTGGTAATTTAAATAATTATTTAAAAAATAATCCTGATTATGATTATTTTGTTGTTTTAGATAGTGATGAAATTATTCCAAATAACTTTATAACTGAATCTTTAAAGTATTTTCAATTTGATGAAAAAATTGGTGCAGTTCAGGCATATCATGCAGCAAGCAAAGGTAAAAACTTATTTCAATATTTATTAGGAGATTCTAATAATAACACAGCACTTTCATTTCATATTATGAGAGATATTTTTGGAGAAACTTCTTTACTTGGACATGGGATGATTTTAAGCAAACAAGCTTATGAAAAAACAGGAGGATTCCCACATTTATTAGTTGAAGATACTTCTATGTCAGCTGAACTTAAAAAACAAGGTTTTAAAATAGCTTATGCATCAAACATTTTATGTTATGAAGATTTTCCAACTAATTATATTGCTTTAAAAAAAAGACAAAGTCGATGAACTGCTGGTAATGTTCAATATATAAGAAAGTATGGCAAGCAAAATAGAAAAATAGATTATAAATGATTTGAGAGAATAGATTTATTATTAAATCATTATTCTCTTCCATTAGTCCCAATATTTGGATTTATATTTTTAATAAACTTCATTATTTTAGGTTTCATAGATTTTCAGGCTAGATTTTATGAAACTGCTTTTATAATTATTTGAATTTTATTTTTATTATCTCCAATTTTAGTAAATGCAATTCATCATAGTAAGAATAAAAAAATAATTTGAATTATTCCAAATTTTATTGCAACAATTGCTACTTACACCAGTCTAACTATAACTTTACTACTATCAGTTTTTTTAGCATTGTTTAATAGAAAACCTAAGTTTATAGTCACTCCAAAAACGAATACAAAAATCTCTTTAAAATATATAATATTGCATTCGCTAATTCCTATTTTATTTGGTGCAGTTGTAATTCTTTTAACTTATTTTTCTTGAGATTCAGTATTACCTACATTAGTAATCAGTTTGCCCTGTTTATTAACACCATTTATTATTCTTTTTTCAAACTTTAAAATAAATGCAAAATAA
- the rplK gene encoding 50S ribosomal protein L11, which produces MAKKITRVAKLEFMAMQAKPGAELASLGINMPAFTREFNDATKDRAGDVVPVVITAYDDKSFDFVLKTTPTAYMLKKVAKIEKGASNSRTQTVATVTLDDIRSIAEYKMPDLNANTIEAAMKQVIGTAKNMGIKVTGMEDFK; this is translated from the coding sequence GTGGCTAAAAAAATCACACGTGTAGCTAAATTAGAATTTATGGCTATGCAAGCAAAACCTGGTGCAGAATTAGCTTCACTAGGTATTAATATGCCTGCATTTACTAGAGAATTTAACGATGCTACTAAAGATAGAGCAGGAGATGTAGTTCCTGTTGTTATTACAGCATATGATGATAAATCATTTGACTTTGTTTTAAAAACTACACCAACAGCATATATGCTAAAAAAAGTTGCAAAAATTGAAAAAGGAGCAAGTAACTCTAGAACTCAAACTGTTGCAACTGTTACACTAGATGATATTAGATCTATAGCAGAATACAAAATGCCAGATTTAAATGCAAATACTATTGAAGCAGCTATGAAACAAGTTATTGGAACAGCTAAAAATATGGGAATTAAAGTTACTGGTATGGAGGACTTTAAATAA
- the rplA gene encoding 50S ribosomal protein L1, with amino-acid sequence MAKISKRFKEALSKVEKNKVYPLTQALDLAKQTSTTKFDSTVEIAFNLNIDPRKADQQIRGAVVLPAGTGKTQRVLVLTNTKTKEAEQAKADIVGGEELINRIKNENWFDFDIIVATPEMMAKLGAIGKILGPKGLMPNPKTGTVTLDVAKAVDDIKKGKVEYRADKEGNIHLIIGKVSFEIEKLEENFKAVVDEIRRVKPQTVKGDYIKNVTLSTTMGPGIKVEF; translated from the coding sequence ATGGCTAAAATTAGTAAAAGATTCAAAGAAGCTTTAAGCAAAGTTGAAAAAAATAAAGTTTATCCATTAACTCAAGCTCTAGATTTAGCAAAACAAACTTCTACAACTAAATTTGATTCAACAGTTGAAATTGCATTTAATTTAAATATTGATCCTAGAAAAGCTGATCAACAAATTCGTGGTGCTGTAGTTTTACCAGCTGGAACTGGAAAAACTCAAAGAGTTTTAGTTTTAACTAATACTAAAACTAAAGAAGCTGAACAAGCAAAAGCAGATATTGTTGGTGGAGAAGAACTAATCAATAGAATTAAAAATGAAAACTGATTTGATTTTGATATTATTGTTGCTACTCCAGAAATGATGGCAAAATTAGGAGCAATTGGTAAAATTTTAGGTCCTAAAGGATTAATGCCAAACCCAAAAACTGGAACTGTAACTTTAGATGTTGCTAAAGCAGTTGATGATATTAAAAAAGGAAAAGTTGAATATCGTGCTGATAAAGAAGGAAATATTCATTTAATTATTGGTAAAGTTTCATTTGAAATTGAAAAATTAGAAGAAAACTTTAAAGCAGTTGTTGATGAAATAAGAAGAGTTAAACCTCAAACTGTAAAAGGTGATTACATTAAAAATGTAACTTTATCAACAACAATGGGTCCTGGTATCAAAGTTGAATTTTAA
- the rplJ gene encoding 50S ribosomal protein L10 — MSNSRPAHARKAEIVAEIVSKIKSAQGVAIAEYKHLTVAKMTELRVQALKQNIDIKVYKDSLVRRAAEELGLVDLIPFLTQQNVFIFSNEDSISAAKLVANFAKKNDALKLKAGIYEGKVVDTAGINEVASLPSKEELYSMFASSLLYPLRKVMAAINAVAETRN, encoded by the coding sequence ATGTCAAATTCAAGACCTGCTCATGCACGTAAAGCTGAAATAGTTGCTGAAATTGTTTCAAAAATTAAAAGTGCTCAAGGTGTTGCAATTGCTGAATACAAGCATTTAACAGTTGCTAAAATGACTGAATTAAGAGTTCAAGCCTTAAAACAAAATATTGATATTAAGGTTTATAAAGATTCACTTGTAAGAAGAGCTGCTGAAGAATTAGGTTTAGTTGATTTAATTCCATTTTTAACTCAACAAAACGTGTTTATCTTCTCAAATGAAGATTCAATTTCTGCAGCTAAATTAGTTGCAAATTTTGCTAAGAAAAATGATGCTCTTAAATTAAAAGCTGGTATTTATGAAGGTAAAGTTGTTGATACTGCTGGAATCAACGAAGTTGCTTCATTACCATCAAAAGAAGAACTATACTCAATGTTTGCTTCAAGCTTACTATACCCATTGAGAAAAGTTATGGCTGCTATTAACGCAGTTGCTGAAACTAGAAATTAA
- the rplL gene encoding 50S ribosomal protein L7/L12 — MPITKDEIIKALEEMKLNELNELVKAIEDHFGVVASVGVAAAAPAEAANAAPTEVSVVMTSVGQQKVAVIKVVKELTGVGLMDAKKIVDGTMPVTIKEHVKPEEAEEMKAKLVEAGASIDLK; from the coding sequence ATGCCAATCACTAAAGATGAAATTATTAAAGCATTAGAAGAAATGAAATTAAACGAATTAAACGAATTAGTTAAAGCTATTGAAGACCACTTTGGAGTTGTTGCATCAGTTGGTGTTGCAGCTGCTGCTCCAGCTGAAGCTGCAAATGCTGCTCCAACTGAAGTTTCAGTTGTTATGACTTCAGTAGGACAACAAAAAGTTGCAGTTATTAAAGTAGTTAAAGAATTAACTGGTGTAGGATTAATGGATGCTAAAAAAATTGTTGATGGAACAATGCCTGTAACTATTAAAGAACACGTAAAACCAGAAGAAGCTGAAGAAATGAAAGCTAAATTAGTTGAAGCTGGAGCTTCAATTGATTTAAAATAA
- the rpoB gene encoding DNA-directed RNA polymerase subunit beta — protein MAYKIRKINRNVERRDYTKVSMNLSLPNLIGIQTETFEWFKTKGIQEVLDEFFPILSFDGSSVLTLENWGFKEPRLSVRQAREESKIYDAPIYANLKLSVNKTEEIQKEFDGVVLDDTLKILTNWLEEKTVSKNITFKQQSQNSYFFELTIKKSDKPDLIQIDIIEDKKTSLICNVSIYKSGEVFLGDFPLMTEAGTFIINGSQKVIVSQLVRSPGAYFNKELNRKTGEMIYFADIIPSRGTWLEYETDSKKTGADAINPLYVKIDKSRKTTATSLLLAFGISKDDILDIFDNDEVLVETLQQDSIIGDFKIDWSNQVQEIYKKIRQGETATSEGASKFINSILFDKRKYDLTKAGRFKLKQKLSIKNRILNRVIAEDVVDANNNVLIAKDTEVNKHNIKQISEILDQDVMSVDLNYLSDIPGTRKVQKIKVYKDSELKTDTTCLIGLTSSSNEEFITVADILSTVSYLLNLKYNIGEIDDIDNLGNRRVRTVGELLQNQFRMGLNRIDKNVKEKLATSDLYKVKTSTIINAKPLTAIIGEFFNLSQLSQFMDQINPLSELTNKRRLTALGPGGLSRDRAGLEVRDVHPSHYGRICPIETPEGPNIGLINNLSTYARVNEYGFITTPYRKVINGIIQNDQVEYLTADQEKNFIIAQSNVNQDENGKILDEIIVSRFNGDDYMAKVEEIDYIDVSPKQIVSVATSGIPFLENDDANRALMGANMQRQAVPLIRPESPIVATGIEFEAARDSGEAIVAKEDAIVKYVDSKTIITDGESGIRTYILSDYERSNNGTSLTQSPIVKVGDVVKKGEIIADGPSMDQGELAIGQNVVVAFSTYNGYNFEDAIVMSERIVIDDRFTSIHIDEYTLEVRNTKQGQEEVTREIPNMSEQAKRHLDAEGIVAIGTEVKVGDVLVGKVTPKGQVQLSPEDKLLHAIFGEKSRNVKDNSLRVPNGGEGIVQSIKRFKAKSALNPDGIELPADIIEVIKVYVVQKRKIQEGDKMSGRHGNKGIISRILPIEDMPHLEDGTPVDIILNPQGVPSRMNIGQILEIHLGMAAKKLNQKVITPVFEGLNEKELEEIMAEAGMTNYGKVTLIDGQTGEPFDKPIAVGVMYMLKLSHMVDDKIHARNVGPYSLITQQPLGGKAQNGGQRFGEMEVWALEAYGAAHTLREILTIKSDDIKGRSKTYEAIVRSKRIPEPGIPESFNVLSKEIMGLGFNMYMIDETGEKSVINAYDKKDFDADNYEDDEILVKTDTLYIDDEDVDAEFEDLTYVDENDILRSFESENDIDEEE, from the coding sequence ATGGCTTATAAAATTAGAAAAATTAATCGTAATGTAGAACGTCGTGATTATACTAAAGTGTCAATGAACCTTTCTCTACCAAACTTAATTGGTATTCAAACTGAAACTTTTGAATGATTTAAAACTAAAGGAATTCAAGAAGTTTTAGATGAATTTTTCCCAATTTTATCATTTGATGGATCAAGTGTTTTAACTTTAGAAAACTGAGGGTTTAAAGAACCTAGATTAAGTGTAAGACAAGCTAGAGAAGAATCAAAAATTTATGATGCACCAATTTATGCTAATCTAAAATTATCAGTTAATAAAACAGAAGAAATTCAAAAAGAATTTGATGGTGTTGTTTTAGATGATACTTTAAAAATTTTAACTAATTGATTAGAAGAAAAAACTGTAAGTAAGAACATAACTTTTAAACAACAATCTCAAAACTCATACTTTTTTGAATTAACTATTAAAAAATCAGATAAACCAGATCTAATTCAAATTGATATTATTGAAGATAAAAAAACTTCATTGATTTGTAATGTTTCTATTTATAAATCAGGTGAAGTGTTTTTAGGTGATTTTCCATTAATGACAGAAGCTGGAACTTTTATTATTAATGGTTCTCAAAAAGTCATTGTATCTCAATTAGTAAGATCTCCAGGAGCTTATTTTAATAAAGAATTAAACCGTAAAACTGGTGAGATGATTTATTTTGCAGACATTATTCCAAGTAGAGGAACTTGATTAGAATATGAAACTGATTCTAAAAAAACTGGAGCTGATGCAATCAATCCTTTATATGTAAAAATTGATAAATCAAGAAAAACTACAGCTACTTCTTTATTATTAGCTTTTGGTATTAGTAAAGATGATATTTTAGATATTTTTGATAATGATGAAGTACTAGTTGAAACTTTACAACAAGATTCAATTATTGGTGATTTTAAAATAGATTGATCAAATCAAGTCCAAGAAATTTATAAAAAAATTAGACAAGGTGAAACTGCAACTAGTGAAGGTGCTTCTAAATTTATTAATAGTATTTTATTTGATAAAAGAAAATATGATTTAACTAAAGCTGGAAGATTTAAACTAAAACAAAAATTATCAATTAAAAATAGAATTTTAAATAGAGTAATAGCAGAAGATGTTGTTGATGCTAATAATAATGTATTAATAGCTAAAGATACTGAAGTTAATAAACATAATATTAAACAAATTAGTGAAATATTAGATCAAGATGTAATGAGTGTTGATCTAAATTATTTATCAGATATCCCAGGAACTAGAAAAGTTCAAAAAATTAAAGTTTATAAAGATAGTGAATTAAAAACTGATACTACTTGTTTAATTGGTTTAACTAGTTCATCTAATGAAGAATTTATAACTGTAGCTGATATTTTATCAACTGTTTCTTATTTATTAAATTTAAAATATAACATTGGTGAAATTGATGATATTGATAATTTAGGAAACAGAAGAGTTAGAACTGTTGGTGAATTATTACAAAATCAATTTAGAATGGGATTAAACCGTATTGATAAAAATGTTAAAGAAAAATTAGCTACAAGTGATTTGTATAAAGTTAAAACTTCAACAATTATTAATGCAAAACCTTTAACTGCAATTATTGGTGAATTTTTCAATTTATCACAATTATCTCAATTTATGGATCAAATTAACCCATTATCAGAATTAACTAATAAACGTAGATTAACAGCTTTAGGACCTGGTGGTTTATCAAGAGATAGAGCTGGATTAGAAGTGCGTGACGTTCATCCTTCTCATTATGGAAGAATTTGTCCTATTGAAACACCAGAAGGACCAAATATTGGATTAATTAATAACTTGTCAACTTATGCAAGAGTTAATGAATATGGATTTATTACAACTCCATATAGAAAAGTTATTAATGGAATTATTCAAAATGATCAAGTTGAATATTTAACAGCTGATCAAGAAAAAAACTTTATTATTGCTCAATCTAATGTTAATCAAGATGAAAATGGAAAAATTTTAGATGAAATTATAGTTTCACGTTTTAATGGTGATGACTATATGGCTAAAGTTGAAGAAATTGATTATATTGATGTTTCTCCAAAACAAATTGTTTCAGTTGCTACAAGTGGTATTCCATTTTTAGAAAATGATGATGCCAACCGTGCTTTAATGGGTGCTAACATGCAACGTCAAGCAGTACCTTTAATTAGACCAGAATCACCAATTGTTGCTACTGGTATTGAATTTGAAGCAGCACGTGATTCAGGTGAAGCTATTGTTGCAAAAGAAGATGCAATCGTTAAATATGTTGATTCAAAAACTATTATTACTGATGGAGAATCTGGAATTAGAACTTATATTCTATCAGATTATGAAAGATCAAATAATGGAACTTCATTAACTCAATCACCAATTGTTAAAGTTGGAGATGTTGTTAAAAAAGGTGAAATTATTGCTGATGGTCCATCAATGGATCAAGGTGAATTAGCAATTGGTCAAAACGTGGTTGTTGCTTTTTCAACTTATAATGGATACAACTTTGAAGATGCTATTGTTATGAGTGAAAGAATTGTTATAGATGATCGTTTTACTTCAATTCATATTGATGAATATACTTTAGAAGTAAGAAATACAAAACAAGGTCAAGAAGAAGTAACTAGAGAAATTCCTAATATGTCAGAACAAGCTAAAAGACATTTAGATGCTGAAGGAATTGTAGCTATTGGTACTGAAGTTAAAGTTGGAGATGTTTTAGTTGGAAAAGTAACTCCAAAAGGACAAGTTCAACTTTCTCCAGAAGATAAATTATTACATGCTATTTTTGGTGAAAAATCTAGAAATGTTAAAGATAATTCATTAAGAGTTCCAAATGGTGGAGAAGGAATTGTTCAATCAATTAAACGTTTTAAAGCAAAAAGTGCATTAAATCCTGATGGAATTGAATTACCAGCTGACATTATAGAAGTAATTAAAGTTTATGTTGTTCAAAAACGTAAAATCCAAGAAGGAGATAAAATGTCTGGTAGACATGGAAACAAAGGTATTATTTCAAGAATTTTACCTATTGAAGACATGCCACATTTAGAAGATGGAACACCAGTTGATATTATCTTAAACCCACAAGGGGTTCCTTCACGTATGAACATTGGACAAATTTTAGAAATCCATTTAGGAATGGCTGCTAAAAAACTAAATCAAAAAGTTATTACTCCTGTTTTTGAAGGATTAAATGAAAAAGAATTAGAAGAAATAATGGCTGAAGCTGGAATGACAAATTATGGTAAAGTTACTTTAATTGATGGTCAAACTGGTGAACCATTTGATAAACCAATTGCTGTTGGAGTTATGTACATGTTAAAACTATCTCACATGGTTGATGATAAAATTCATGCACGTAATGTTGGTCCTTACTCATTAATTACTCAACAACCATTAGGAGGAAAAGCTCAAAATGGTGGTCAACGTTTTGGAGAAATGGAAGTTTGAGCTTTAGAAGCTTATGGAGCTGCTCATACACTACGTGAAATTCTAACAATTAAATCAGATGATATTAAAGGTCGTTCAAAAACTTATGAAGCAATTGTTAGATCAAAAAGAATTCCTGAACCTGGAATTCCAGAATCATTTAACGTGTTATCAAAAGAAATTATGGGTCTAGGATTTAATATGTATATGATTGATGAAACTGGTGAAAAATCAGTAATTAATGCATATGATAAAAAAGACTTTGACGCAGATAATTATGAAGATGATGAAATTTTAGTAAAAACAGATACTTTATATATTGATGATGAAGATGTTGATGCTGAATTTGAAGATCTAACTTATGTTGATGAAAATGATATTTTAAGATCATTTGAATCAGAAAATGATATTGATGAAGAAGAATAA